The DNA segment AAATACATAGTTCTCCAGCAATCATAAGTGATTCTTTTACCAACTCTTCTTCATCAAGATTTGAATGTTTTGCTAATGCCCGTGCAGCCGAAATGGCAAAATTTCCACCACTTCCAATACTTGCAATTTCTCCATCTTCTGGTTCAACTACATCACCATTTCCACTTAATATAAATATTTTCTCTTTATTTAAAACTATCATCATAGCTTCAAGTCTTCTTAAATATTTATCTTTTCTCCACTCTTTAGAAAAAGCAATAACAGACTTTAGTAAATCTCCTTTACAAGCTTCTAAATGAGCTTCAAACATATCAAAAAGATTAAATGCATCTGCAGTACTTCCTGCAAAACCGGCTAATATTTTTCCTTGATATAAAGTTCTTATTTTTGTTGCATTCCCTTTTAAAACTGTATTTCCAAAAGACACTTGTCCATCTCCACCAATTACAGCTTTATTTTTACCTTTGTATGCAAGTATAGTTGTCGCGTGAAACATAATTTAACCTGCAATAATATCAATTTTTAATGTAGCATTTATAGAGTGCCCTAATTTACAAACAACTTCATAAATACCAACTGATTTTAATTTGTTATCAGCTGCTATACTTTTTTTATCAATCATTATAGAAAATTGTTTTTCAAGTTCTTCACTTATCTCTTTATTTGTAACACTTCCAATTAGTTGACCATTAGTACCAGCTTTGTGTCTAATAGTAAGTTTAGTAGAATTAATTTTTTCTGCTAACTCTTTTGCAGCTTTTATCTCCTCTTCTTCTTTAAGTGCTAATTTTTTTTGTTCTGCGTTATGTTTTGCAATTACATCATTTGTTGCTTGTAAAGCTAAACCTTTTCCAATTAAAAAATTTTTACCATATCCATCAGCTACTTCTTTTATCTCTCCAGCTTTTCCTAAAGTTTTTACATCTTTTATTAATAATACTTTCATTTTTATTCATCCTTCTTTTTTAATCTTTTTATTTTACAATATTTTATTTAAAGCCTAATAAAGCCTAACTATCTGAAGATTGATTAACTTGTTGTTTTATATTTCTTTTTCTAACATAATTATTTAAGCCTATATGGTTATTATAACCTAAAAGTTTTGCTATTTTTCGTACACTTAAACCTACACCTAGAAGTTCTTCAATTTTCTCTCTTTGTTCATCAAACTTAGATTTTTGAATAGTTCCTTTTGGTTTTCCTAAAGCTATACCATCTAATTTTTTTGCAGTTAAAGCCTCTTTTGTTCTAAGACTCATAAGCTCTTTCTCTAAATTTACTGTCATTGATATAACACTTAAAATCATTTGGCTTAGCATATCTTTGTCATCTATTAAATCCAAATTTTGCTCTATTACAATAATTCGAATTTTATTTTGTAATAAAAACTTTACAATTTCTAAAATTGTATCTATTGTTCTTCCAAATACATTTAAATTTGTAACAATAATCATTGAGTTTTTTTCACAATTTTCAAGAAGTTGTAAAATGTTTTTTTCATCTTTTGGTGTATTAATAATTATCTCAACATTTTTATATATTTGCAACTTCTTTTTTGAAACATAATTAGAAATTGCTTCTTCTTGCTCTTGTGTATATTTATCATTGTTTAAATTTTTTCTAATGTAAGTAAAAATTTTTGACATATTTCTCCTTTATTCAAAAAAACAATCTAGTTTTGCTTAAACATATTGTTTAATTCTTATAGAAAAGTTTATACAAAATGTTATCCACTAAAATATTAATAAATGCTTACATAAATTAATTGTCTTTTTTACTAAATATTTTGTGATTGAATTCAAAGTTTATTTTAGATAATATCAATTTTTTATATAAATAATAAGGTTTTAGATTGAAGTTAACTGTTGCAATTAGCGGTGCTAGTGGGGTAAATTTAGCGATAAAATTCGTAAAACTCATACCCAAAGATATTGAGCTTTTTGTTGTATTTTCTAAAAGTGCAAAAAAAGCATTAAGTCTTGAAAATAAACTGAAAGTAAAAGATATTTTTAAAGATTTTAATAATATCACAATCTTCAAAGATGAAAATATAGGAGCTTCAATTGCTTCTGGATCATTTAAAATTGACAAAATGATAATTATTCCTTGCAGTTCAAATACACTTGCAAAATGTGCCTATGGGATAGCAGATAGTCTTATTACAAGAGCCTTTTCAGTAATGTTAAAAGAAAAGAGAGAGATAATTGTAGTTCCCAGAGAATTACCTCTAAATACTATTATGCTTGAAAATATGCTAAAACTATCAAATTTAGGCGTTGTTATTGCTCCACCAATATTAGGATATTACAGTAATCAACAAACACTTGAAGATATGGAAAATTTTATTATTGGAAAATGGATGGACTTATTAAAAATAGATAATACATTATACAAAAGATGGAAATGAAAATGGAAAACAGTAATTATAATTATACAGGTTCATATAAAAGAGCAATTTATAGTGGTACCTTTGATCCAATAACTATTGGTCATTTAGACATCATAGAAAGAGCAACAAATATCTTTGATGAAGTTATTATTAGTGTTGCAAAAAGTGAACTAAAAAAACCAATGTTTTCTCACCAAAAAAGAGTGGAATTTGTAAAAGCAGCTACAACTCACCTAAACAATGTTAGAGTTGTAGGGTTTGATACACTTTTAGTTGATTTAGCAAGAGAACTTAAAACTAATACAATTATAAGAGGTCTTAGAGCTGTTAGTGACTTTGAATTTGAACTTCAAATGGGATATGCAAACTCTTCAATAAATAAGAATTTAGAAACTGTTTATTTAATGCCTACTTTAGAACACGCTTTTGTAAGCTCTACAATTGTTAGAGAAATTATAAGATTTAAAGGAAAATTTGAACATTTGGTTCCTAAGAAGGTTGTTGAATGTATGTAGTTCTTGAAGGTATTGATACAGCTGGAAAATCTACACAACTACAACTTTTAAAATATAAATTTCCCAGTGCTGTTTTTACAAAAGAACCAGGTGGAACAAAACTTGGAATTAAACTTAGAGAGATGATTTTAAATGGTGAAGCAAATTCAAATTTAGCTGAGATGTTTATGTTTTTAGCTGATAGAGCAGAACATACTAAAGAAGTTATTTTAAAAAATAAAAATGAATTGGTAATAAGTGATAGATCTTTTATCTCAGGTATTGCTTATGCTTTAGATGAAGAAATTGATAAACTAATAGAATTAAACCGTCTTGCAACTTCAAATAATTTTCCACAAAAAGTTATATTATTGGAACTAAGTAAAGAAGAATTAGAAAAAAGATTATCACAAAAGCAAAATGATAGTATAGAAAAAAGAGGAATAGAATATCTTTTAAATATTCAAAAAAGATTAAAAGAGACGATTTTAAAACTAAATATATCTTATAAATTTATTGATGCAAGTCTAAATATAAATGAAATTGAGAAGATTATAGAGGATTTTATAAATGCAAAATAGTATTAAAAATATACAAAGTTTAAGAGGAATGAAAGATATTGTGGGAAGTGAAAGTGAACTTTTCACATATTTTGTTGAAAATGCTTCTAAAATTGCTAAAAAATATGGATTTTCTTACATTGAAACTCCACTTTTGGAAGAGACTGCTTTATTTAAAAGAAGCGTTGGAGAAAGTAGTGATATTGTAAACAAAGAGATGTACCAATTTATTGATAAAGGACAAAATGATGTTTGTCTAAGACCTGAAGGTACAGCTGGAGTTGTTAGACATTTTGTTGAGAAAAAACTTGATCGTGCTGGAGGGGTTTATAAATGGTACTATTATGGACCAATGTTTAGATATGAAAGACCTCAAAAAGGAAGATTAAGAGAATTTCACCAATTTGGTTGTGAAGTTTTTGGATTACAAAGTGTTTATGAAGATGCAAATATTATAATCATGATAAAAGAAATTTTAGAATTTTTTGGTATTGGATTTACTTTAAAATTAAATTCTTTAGGATGCAGTGATTGTATGCCAAAATATAAAGAAAGCTTAGTTGAACATCTATCAAGCTTCAAAGAAGAATTATGCGAAGATTGTAATAGAAGACTTTTAACAAATCCTATTAGAGTTTTAGATTGTAAAATTGAAAAATGCCAATCACTATTAACTAATTCACCAAAAATTACAAATAACCTTTGTAATTCATGTAATACAGATTTCAATAAACTAAAAGAAATTTTAGATTTTAATAATATCTCTTATGAAATAGATTCAAACCTTGTTCGTGGACTTGATTACTATAACAAAACAGCCTTTGAATTTGTAAGTAATGAAATAGGTTCTCAAAGTGCAATAGCTGGTGGAGGAAGATACGATAGATTAGTTGAATTCTTAGGTGGAAAATCAACTCCTGGTATTGGTTTTGCTATAGGTATTGAAAGACTTTTAGAATTAGTTAAGAAAAATGATGAAAAAGAAGACTTTGTATACATTGGTGTTTTAGATGAAGCTTCTTTAAATAAAGCTTTTGAAATAGGTATAAAAAAAAGAAAAACAACAAAAACTTATATCGAATATACTCCTAGAGGATTTGCAAAGCATTTTGGCATAGCTGAAAAATTAGGTTGTAATATTGTTGCATTAATCGGTGAAAATGAACTAAAGAATGAGACAATTTATACAAAAAATATAGGTACAAAAGAAGAAATTACAGTGAAGTTGGGAGATTTTTAGTATGAAAAATAAATATGGAATAGATATTTGGGGTGATGATAATTTTTTTATTGAAGATGGTGTTGTAAAAGTTGATTATAGTTGTTCTCCTTCACTTATTTCAATTGTAAAAGACATAAGAAAACAAGGATTTAAAGGTCCTTTGCTTCTTAGATTTCCTCATATTACGAAAAAACAAATAAAAACTCTTTTTAATGCTTTCAATGCAAGCATGAAAGAGTATGATTACAAAGGTAAATTTAATGCAGTTTTCCCATTAAAAGTAAACCAACTACCTAATTTTATTCACCCTTTAGTAAGTGCTGGGAAAAAGTATGGTTATGGTTTGGAAGCTGGAAGTAAAGCCGAATTAATAATAGCTATGACTTATAACAACTTGGGAAGTCCTATTACTGTAAATGGATTCAAAGATAAAGAGATGATACATCTTTGCTTCATTGCAAAAAGTATGGGTCATGATATTACAGTTATTATTGAAGGTTTAAATGAACTTGAAATGATTGTTGAAGTTTTAAAAGAGACAAATATGGAAGCGCCTAATGTAGGTCTTAGAGTTAGACTTCATAGTGGAGGAAGCGGCGTTTGGGCAAAAAGTGGAGGAATTGATTCTAAATTTGGACTTACTTCAACAGAAATTCTAGAAGCTTTTGAACTTATGCAAGACAATAATTTAGAAGATTTATTAACTATGATTCATTTCCACATAGGTTCAGCTATGAATACTATCAAACCTTTGAAAAAAGCTTTAAGAGAATCTGGTCATATCTATGCTGAACTTAAAAATTTAGGAGCAAAAAAATTAAGCTCAATAAACATTGGTGGTGGATTAAGTGTTGAATATAGTGCTTACGAACAATCAAGATTCTACTCTCTAAATGAATTTGCAAGTGACGTTGTATTTACACTAAAAGAGATAGCAAGACAAAAAGGTGTTGAAGAGCCAAATATTTTTACTGAATCAGGAAGATTTATTAGTGCTGCATCAACTGTACTTATAGCACCTGTTTTAGAACTTTTCTCAGCAGAATATGAATTAAGTCATCTAAAATTAAAAGGAGTAAATCCTCCTCTTATTCAAGAGTTACATGATTTGTTTAGAGATATGACTAAGAAAAAAGCATATGAGTTTATGCATGATAGTATTGACCACTTAGAGTCACTTTTAACTCTTTTTGATTTAGGATATATTGACTTACAAGATAGATCAAATGCTGAAATTTTAACTCATCAAATTATAAAAAAAGCTATTTCACTTTTACAAGTAGATGATTATGAAGAGCTTAGAAAATTTGATAAAAATATTCAAGAAAAATATCTACTTAATTTCTCTTTATTCCAATCACTACCAGATTATTGGGGAATAAACCAAGAATTCCCTATTATGCCAATTACGCATTTAGATAAGAAACCAACAAGAAGTGCAAGTCTTTGGGATATAACTTGTGATAGTGATGGAGAGATACCTTTTGATATGCAAAAACCTCTATATTTACATGATGTAAATTTAAATAAAGAAGATTACTTTCTAGGTTTTTTTAATGTGGGAGCATATCAAGATACTTTAGGAATGAAACACAATCTATTCTCTCATCCAACTGAAGTAAATGTAGTATTTAAAGATGATGAAGTAATTTTAGAAAAACTTTTAGAATCTCAAAAAGTTATAGATATTTTGGATGATATTGACTATGATACTGAAGAGATACAAAGTATTTTGAGTAAAAGATTACCTTTAGAAACTTATGAAATATTAAAAAAATACCTGAATGATAATAGTTATTTAAAAACTATCTGGAGTTACTATGACGATGAATGAAGAACAAAAGAAAGAAGAATTAAGCTTATGGCAGATAATTAAAGAGGACTTTTCTGTTCCAAAATTAAATGATCCTGTTCTAGACTCAAATTTTGAACTATTTTTTAACTATCCAGGTGTTTGGGCGATAATAAATCATAGAATTGCAAATAAACTTTATTATAAAGGATTTAAAAAATTTGCAAGAGTAGTTGCTGGAATTTCATCTTTTTTCACAAAAACAGATATTCATCCAGCTGCAACTATAGGACGAAGAGTTTTTATAGACCATGCAATTGGAGTTGTTATTGGAGCAACAGCTATTGTCGAAGATGATGTATTAATTTATCAAGGTGTAACTTTAGGA comes from the Aliarcobacter cibarius genome and includes:
- the hslV gene encoding ATP-dependent protease subunit HslV, whose translation is MFHATTILAYKGKNKAVIGGDGQVSFGNTVLKGNATKIRTLYQGKILAGFAGSTADAFNLFDMFEAHLEACKGDLLKSVIAFSKEWRKDKYLRRLEAMMIVLNKEKIFILSGNGDVVEPEDGEIASIGSGGNFAISAARALAKHSNLDEEELVKESLMIAGELCIYTNQNIKILKLED
- the rplI gene encoding 50S ribosomal protein L9; protein product: MKVLLIKDVKTLGKAGEIKEVADGYGKNFLIGKGLALQATNDVIAKHNAEQKKLALKEEEEIKAAKELAEKINSTKLTIRHKAGTNGQLIGSVTNKEISEELEKQFSIMIDKKSIAADNKLKSVGIYEVVCKLGHSINATLKIDIIAG
- a CDS encoding recombinase family protein; the protein is MSKIFTYIRKNLNNDKYTQEQEEAISNYVSKKKLQIYKNVEIIINTPKDEKNILQLLENCEKNSMIIVTNLNVFGRTIDTILEIVKFLLQNKIRIIVIEQNLDLIDDKDMLSQMILSVISMTVNLEKELMSLRTKEALTAKKLDGIALGKPKGTIQKSKFDEQREKIEELLGVGLSVRKIAKLLGYNNHIGLNNYVRKRNIKQQVNQSSDS
- a CDS encoding UbiX family flavin prenyltransferase — translated: MKLTVAISGASGVNLAIKFVKLIPKDIELFVVFSKSAKKALSLENKLKVKDIFKDFNNITIFKDENIGASIASGSFKIDKMIIIPCSSNTLAKCAYGIADSLITRAFSVMLKEKREIIVVPRELPLNTIMLENMLKLSNLGVVIAPPILGYYSNQQTLEDMENFIIGKWMDLLKIDNTLYKRWK
- the coaD gene encoding pantetheine-phosphate adenylyltransferase; translated protein: MENSNYNYTGSYKRAIYSGTFDPITIGHLDIIERATNIFDEVIISVAKSELKKPMFSHQKRVEFVKAATTHLNNVRVVGFDTLLVDLARELKTNTIIRGLRAVSDFEFELQMGYANSSINKNLETVYLMPTLEHAFVSSTIVREIIRFKGKFEHLVPKKVVECM
- the tmk gene encoding dTMP kinase, which translates into the protein MYVVLEGIDTAGKSTQLQLLKYKFPSAVFTKEPGGTKLGIKLREMILNGEANSNLAEMFMFLADRAEHTKEVILKNKNELVISDRSFISGIAYALDEEIDKLIELNRLATSNNFPQKVILLELSKEELEKRLSQKQNDSIEKRGIEYLLNIQKRLKETILKLNISYKFIDASLNINEIEKIIEDFINAK
- the hisS gene encoding histidine--tRNA ligase, whose translation is MQNSIKNIQSLRGMKDIVGSESELFTYFVENASKIAKKYGFSYIETPLLEETALFKRSVGESSDIVNKEMYQFIDKGQNDVCLRPEGTAGVVRHFVEKKLDRAGGVYKWYYYGPMFRYERPQKGRLREFHQFGCEVFGLQSVYEDANIIIMIKEILEFFGIGFTLKLNSLGCSDCMPKYKESLVEHLSSFKEELCEDCNRRLLTNPIRVLDCKIEKCQSLLTNSPKITNNLCNSCNTDFNKLKEILDFNNISYEIDSNLVRGLDYYNKTAFEFVSNEIGSQSAIAGGGRYDRLVEFLGGKSTPGIGFAIGIERLLELVKKNDEKEDFVYIGVLDEASLNKAFEIGIKKRKTTKTYIEYTPRGFAKHFGIAEKLGCNIVALIGENELKNETIYTKNIGTKEEITVKLGDF
- the speA gene encoding biosynthetic arginine decarboxylase gives rise to the protein MKNKYGIDIWGDDNFFIEDGVVKVDYSCSPSLISIVKDIRKQGFKGPLLLRFPHITKKQIKTLFNAFNASMKEYDYKGKFNAVFPLKVNQLPNFIHPLVSAGKKYGYGLEAGSKAELIIAMTYNNLGSPITVNGFKDKEMIHLCFIAKSMGHDITVIIEGLNELEMIVEVLKETNMEAPNVGLRVRLHSGGSGVWAKSGGIDSKFGLTSTEILEAFELMQDNNLEDLLTMIHFHIGSAMNTIKPLKKALRESGHIYAELKNLGAKKLSSINIGGGLSVEYSAYEQSRFYSLNEFASDVVFTLKEIARQKGVEEPNIFTESGRFISAASTVLIAPVLELFSAEYELSHLKLKGVNPPLIQELHDLFRDMTKKKAYEFMHDSIDHLESLLTLFDLGYIDLQDRSNAEILTHQIIKKAISLLQVDDYEELRKFDKNIQEKYLLNFSLFQSLPDYWGINQEFPIMPITHLDKKPTRSASLWDITCDSDGEIPFDMQKPLYLHDVNLNKEDYFLGFFNVGAYQDTLGMKHNLFSHPTEVNVVFKDDEVILEKLLESQKVIDILDDIDYDTEEIQSILSKRLPLETYEILKKYLNDNSYLKTIWSYYDDE